A region of uncultured Desulfobacter sp. DNA encodes the following proteins:
- a CDS encoding DUF362 domain-containing protein, with product MTNVALCACPDYDEANVASAVERAVTLCGGMDKFVRPGQRVLLKPNMLSAAPLEQRVTTDPSVVRAVGQLVLKAGGRVIIGDSPAIDKVSRISRVTGMTEVAKELGADLIEFSRPTLAKTPRGSIYQALELEQTVLSADVVINLPKLKTHCMMLLTMGVKNLFGAVVGPRKSQWHMHAGDDRIMFADLLLDIYRTITPALTILDGVWSMQGRGPNNGTPCHSGFLAASCDPLAMDLALAPLLGAHRTSFPLYGAAVRRGFAKPDGADLRLIGDDPNTLIPKDFQLPVLESAMMVPGFLSGLMRKHLTSRPVQDPMLCQGCGKCQQVCPPGSLKLMQNRRAVIDHLTCIRCYCCQEVCPADAIHFKTGALVGIIERLRSFF from the coding sequence ATGACTAATGTGGCCCTTTGTGCCTGTCCGGACTATGACGAGGCAAATGTGGCGTCTGCAGTGGAACGTGCCGTGACTCTGTGCGGGGGCATGGATAAGTTTGTCAGGCCGGGACAGCGTGTGCTGCTCAAACCCAATATGCTCAGTGCCGCGCCTTTGGAACAGCGGGTGACCACAGACCCCAGCGTCGTGCGTGCTGTGGGGCAACTGGTGTTGAAGGCCGGGGGGCGGGTCATTATCGGAGACAGTCCGGCCATTGACAAGGTGTCCCGTATTTCCCGGGTGACCGGCATGACAGAGGTGGCCAAAGAGCTTGGGGCAGACTTGATTGAGTTCAGTCGGCCCACCCTGGCCAAGACACCCCGGGGTTCCATATACCAGGCCCTGGAACTGGAACAGACCGTGTTGTCGGCGGATGTGGTCATCAACCTGCCCAAGCTGAAGACCCATTGCATGATGCTTTTAACCATGGGGGTCAAAAATCTTTTCGGTGCCGTGGTGGGGCCCCGTAAAAGCCAGTGGCATATGCACGCAGGGGACGACCGGATTATGTTCGCCGATCTTTTGCTGGACATCTATCGCACCATCACGCCGGCCCTGACCATCCTTGACGGTGTCTGGAGTATGCAGGGCCGGGGGCCCAATAACGGCACACCTTGTCATTCAGGTTTTCTGGCCGCATCCTGTGATCCTCTGGCCATGGATCTGGCCCTGGCACCTTTGCTGGGTGCGCACCGGACAAGTTTTCCTCTGTATGGCGCAGCTGTCCGCAGGGGCTTTGCCAAACCCGATGGTGCGGATCTTCGGCTGATTGGCGACGATCCCAATACGCTAATCCCCAAAGATTTTCAATTGCCGGTATTGGAATCAGCCATGATGGTGCCGGGATTTCTTTCCGGACTGATGCGAAAACACCTGACCTCCCGGCCTGTCCAGGACCCTATGCTGTGCCAGGGGTGCGGCAAATGCCAACAGGTTTGTCCGCCGGGAAGCCTTAAGCTGATGCAAAACCGCAGGGCCGTCATTGATCATTTGACCTGCATCCGTTGTTATTGCTGCCAGGAGGTCTGCCCGGCAGACGCCATCCATTTTAAAACAGGCGCGCTGGTGGGAATTATCGAGCGGTTGCGCTCATTTTTTTAG